In Paramormyrops kingsleyae isolate MSU_618 unplaced genomic scaffold, PKINGS_0.4 ups121, whole genome shotgun sequence, the genomic stretch TAGTAGCTTGGCTTTACTAATCATTATAGTATCTTATTAGTAGCTTGGCTTTACTAATAATCTTCTTCATTTCCCGATGTCTTAATTTCTCATATCATAAACTTCAGTGAACCACAGCTGGGCTTCATGTTGTCTGTTTTCATCAGTTGTTTTATACAAATTGAACAAAGCCTCGATTGCTTACCACCTTATGTCTTGTGTTGTATTGTGAATGAAACATTTACACACCAATACCTACAGGGCTTTTCAGCCATATGGGATGGATATTTCTTAAGTTCTTCAGTAATTTGTgaatttcagtttatttctgcACTCCCAATAATTAACTGTTGTACTATAAATTCACCAATTGTGTTGGTGACTGTAGATGGCATGTGAAATGATGCaaaacttaagatggattttTACTATAATGTAAAAGTACATTGACTGTGAGTACTTTGGCTGCATAGTGAATACCATGTTATATAAAGTATAGTAAACAGTGTACAACTAATTTGTTGCACTACACTGTAGAATACCaccctaataataataacacaaaaGGTGGGATTACTGTGTAGAACAACTGTAACCTAAGATGCTGATCTGAGATGCCTTGAGGTTTTTCCAAGTTCTACTCGAAGCTAAATTGGAGCAATTATTATGCTGAATTAACATTGATGGCCTTGTGCCTTGAAGCCTCAGTGTTCTTTTCGGTCATACTCAAAACAGCTGAGGAAATGTGACTGAtgtaaatgaaaagaaaaatttCAACTCACTATAAAGCCAGGGTGGAAATCCCAACTGACATGCCCCCTCCAAACTTATTGCCGAACACAAAGCAGGAATAGAACATGGCCTCCAGGTCCTTGCAGGTTGGGTGCTTCACTTTGAAGTCATCAACCACATCTGGTAGCATTGACCTGAAAGGCAGAGACACTCTAAATCAGAAGGGTTCTTGAATTAGATGCCTGGAGGCTGGGTCTTCAATCCTTAAGTTGAAATGAGTCAgtgctttaaaaaaaagcagcacACGTCCATTACATCATCATGGTGAGTCAGACATCTGTTACATAAATGCCTAAGCATAAGACCTGGCCCTTAATAACAGCAGCcctgcaggtttcccagttgtccataactaccacataaaTGATCCACTAATGCATGGAGCTTAGACAGAACCAGAGCACCCAGATTTTAGGGGCCTCCATAACCCAGATTCAACAACTAAAAGGAATAGGCTGTACTGCAGGGTTGTTGTAAGATGTGTAAAACTGTATATGGCTTAAAACTTCCCATAGTCTTGAAAATGCGCAAGTTGAAGCTGCATTGTTTCGAGTTCCTCTTTAAGTAACATCTAGATTTCCACACATTACTTGTTTGTAAATGActaaatataaaatgcacaaaCTTCCCCATTTTATTGGTTTTTAGATGTTACGGGAACTGGTGTAGTTTCCTCTACGCCTGCAATGGTTATGACActaccatttttaaaaatatatttatttttcaaccTCTTTTTTTCTGCAATAAGGAAAGTACTtcttaatgtttattaatatgtaatttCTTTTGAACATGACTCAAACAACTTTCACACCACTATGTCCACCAACACTTTTTTCTCTGTTTATGACATTGCTCTCAAAACAGAAGGTGAATATTTATGAACAAATCTGGTAAATTATTTGGTAAATGGCTCTAACATCAGAAGCCTGATAAccatgaaataaaacaaatttgcaAAGTACTAAATTACGATatttttaactatttattaaaactAAATGAACCAAGtaacaatgggcctcattcaccaatattttcttaagaattctcttaaatttgttcctgcgaaatttgttaagaacaacctacgtcggattcatgacgtgttcttaagtagcagaattgttcacacctttgttcttaagaatggtGAATCCCACGTCTTCGTAACTGAAAGCGCGTACCAATTTGCCCTAATTAAATAGGGAAACGCcctgcaatttcccataaaagggcatgagactgtAGGCAGCGTGTGCAAGGAATGGCGAAGAGGCACGCAGGTTGTGAGCCGCTTGGCaataagagggaaaaaaaaacttcagtaatgctgaagtagaagtattaatacagtaaaatcccaatATAGtagactcgcttataacggaatctcatctataacggacgaggtccgctggtcccggccgtgcgtatttaagaacatgcagaaaaagtatcggatatagcggactcgcatttaacggaatttcgcttataacggacaaacaatttagtCCCCAgcgccgcttttagctgtagttttgttcggctataacggacatgcagctccgccgacaaggcgcgtggcgtgccggtgatatccagcgcagatacggagtcgggattattaatagtcacgcatctgatcaggtaaagttggattactacatgtacaatataatagtCTATATCATAAGtatgtctgctggggtgtggcatgagtaaatgatgtcctttatttgtgttctgggcatacagcaactatGGATATAACGGACcttggatataatggactgttttgccaggtcacttgaagtccgttataactggattttactgtacaggaggtaaatgcaaatagacacaCGTTATTTAGTAGCCTAACCAATGGATATAAAGCCCCCAAGAAAGCTGACACATGGAaagatatcaccttctctgtgaaTGCTGTGTaccaaataaatctaaataacatgcgttcccttctcagagcacgattgtcaagctcttcaagaagtaacagaaatgctattttgatagcaaggccaatGCGCAGAAACAGGCCTATTTAAAATCCGCATGATTgccgttactaccatgaaaataatttttacactttaaaattattttttatattttacttttataaattattcaaatactatAATTTTATCAACTgaagaatgaacaaaactgctataaccgattattttgaacaaactatcattactcaaatgtgcgtacgaatggtcttgagtgtgcttagattctgttcttagctaagaacaaattcatataagaaaacattggtgaatgtcagaatcttcgtTAAAAAGTGCAtacgtggggtttaagaacaaatttgttcataAGAACgtttggtgaatgaggcccaatgttTCTAAAATTTTAAAAGCATATCTGACTCCTTTCAATCCAACCAATTCTTCCCGCTTAATTACTTCAAGTATTTGTGTTATTTCAATCCATAACAGGGGTGGTTTGGGGACGCAgtgtttagcactgttgcctcacacctctgggactaaggtggagtttgcatgttctccccgtgttgtgaTGGTATGTtaaattggagttaccaaattgcccttAGATgagaatggtatgtgagtgtactctacaatgggttggcacccttcCTGGGTTTACCCATAGACTCTGGAagccccgtgaccctgaattggacatgggggtacagaaaatggattgatGAATCCATAACCCAACCTTGAAACACACTACTAGAATTTTTAACATACTTTAGAgaataaagcaaaataaacttAAGAATAAAAAGAATCAAAATCCAAAAATGTAATAAGGAAACTTCAATTATGTTTTTAGGCAAGGAATGCAAACTGCTAGCAACATAAATGGGTAAACCATAATCTGAATAAGTGACTGTGAATGTAAATATCAGATGTGGGGAAATTCCCAGGTCATTTTCATGTAGCCCAGACAGGAGGAGTGTCTCAGTGACAGTGAATGCTGAAGAGGAAGAACTCACCAGGGAAGCAAGTATAATGCTGCAAGACTGGATCCAGCTAGGGTGGACATGAGGATGTAGGTTGGGAGGTGGGTCTTCACAGAGGCAATGATGATCAGAGTTGGGATGTATATCTACAGAATATATCAAGGCTTAAGCTTGGAATGGTGGCTGAGAATATCTGAAGTTCCAGCATGGAAATAAGTTTAATCATGCTTTATTGAATTAAGTATCTTAAATATCTTAAAATTTTTGAGTGTAATAGAATAACTCTATAAAGATCTCATGCTATAGAAAAGACTAACTGACCGACAGCCCAATAAAGATAGTGGTCTTCTTGCCAAGTCTCAGAAGAAGCATCTGCCATACTGGAATAGACAGTGTAGAGGCACTCTGCATACAAAAGAACAGTGGAAACGGGCTACAATCAAACAGTACAACTATCTGAACCtaaatatacacatttttttaaaaatttaaaaaaaaaaattgcatgttTCTGGAAAGgacttttttttgttcctttcaAAAAATGGATCAGTCACAGTTATTGTGATATTAATAGATGTTTTGGCACAAGCCCCACGTCCTTGTATTTGATTATACAGCCTATTTGGCCTAGCGTGAAATACATGTTGTTGATACACAGACTGCATGTATGTGGACATTCGTATTCGTTGGAGGAATTGCCTAATTAAGCTACACCTATTGTTGACAGAGgtgtaatatttattattaagcaCACTAACACGCAATGCCTCCAAGAAATATAAAGAGCAGAATGGGTGGTTGTACAGAAGAGGAATTTCCACTTGGCACCATCCTAAGACGCCATTTTTCCAGCAAGTCAGTTTACCACATTTCTGTCCTGCTAGTTCTGCTCAACCGTAAGTTAAGTGATTATGAAGTCGTAATATCTGGGAGCAAGTTCAGTTGCAAAGTGGCAGCCACAAAACCTCCCAGAAAGGGACCTGATAGGCCAATATTAATACTCAACCTgaattagggtgaccagataatccatgtcagggaggacactctgagctaggacaggaattgtaaattaccatttcaattaagcggacctggatttcacttgagcactcagctcttgctgtgtgctgattggtcagtctcctataatcatgcatgtgtcactaatgctaatgtgaaacagctggatgagtctttcagtcaaggaaacaaaccagtcaaagcacaagaagacctaaactatttagccgagcacaggagcctttcaattagaaagtagtttgtaaaacccgaagtagctcaaagtgtcctccctgacatggattgtctggtcaccctaaccTGAATGGCAAATCTAATGGAAAGGCTATTACAACAACAAAGGGTTGAccaacttcatattaataccGTTGATTTTGGAATAAGACGTTTCAAAAGCTGGTATTCGCATACAGTTGCCCATACAGTGTATGAATATCTGAAACAAACCATTCCCTGCCACTCAATCCACTTTCACAATAAGGATGTACCAACAGGTCTTACACAACAAATTCTGGGAATATTAGTACTATTAGCTGCTGATCCCATGGGTCATGACCTTTGTTTTCTTCCTGCTGTATCTTGCTGTAGTTTCATCTTGTAACTTTTATTTTGAGTATCTTCAGATCCTCTTTCTCTTCTGTGATACACAATTTTCTTTCCCTTCTTTCCTTATATGTTCTGTATACAAATTTAAATGGAGCATAGCAATAGCATGCATGCTTCTATATCTCTTTCACTGATCTGAAACCAATCAGTTTCTTAATATTCCATTCCAACTGTAGCTTCTTGTCCAGTGTAGAAATTCTTAATAAAGACAGTAAGATGCCCTTGTACACCCATTTCCCTATGAACATTCCTTAAACTAAAAGAGTTATAGGATTTGTTGCAACTAATAAAATTTTGACATCTTCCCACTATTCCTTTGTTTTTTGATTATCCATCAGGTACTGACACACTCGTTCCTCAGCTTTTCCTGAATCATACATCAGGCAATTCACTTCCTATGTTGGGCTGTAATCTGCACTGGACAATTCACTTTCTATGTAGGGTGGTAATGTGCACGGGAGAATTCACTTCCTACTGTATGTAGGGCGGTAATCTGCACTGGACAATTCACTTCCTATGTAGGGTGGTAATCTGCACTGGACGATCTTTAACACAAGTTTACTGGCACATGAGATGAGGGAAATCATATGAGTTCACATACCCTGTCAGGTCTCTATTCCAGTCTCTTCCTGTAGGCCTTCTTCAATTACTTTGCCCATGTAAAGTGGATGTAAGTGTGCATGTAAGTGTGAGTGTGACTGTATGTTTTGATGTTGTCTAGACTGGTATATCTTCGGAGGGGAAATTAGCCCAGGCCTACCGATACTGGGGGTACCCGTGTGGGCTTCCAGCCTCCAGCTGGAGctcatgcacacgcacacaaaaagTCTGTTTATCTCCAGGTCTAATTCCTTCATGCAGAGTTCTAGTAGAGGGTTCTTTGAGACCAATAACCATTGATTTTCTGGACatattttttgttgttctgTGGGGGCCAAGACAACATTATATGATTCGTTTTATATAAAACCACTCTCCTGTACCTATGCTTCACATTAATGGGATTCCTCCAGTCCAACACCTGCCAAAATACATATTAGCTTCATATTTCAAGGTAACGTCACCGAATCATTTTTGCTAAGCAATTAATATATTTCTCTCTCTTGTTACTCAAGGCTGAAGAGTTTTAGTACCTGTTGTTGTTTAGCTAACCTAAAACAATGAATACTCTCAATTATTTTAGATAAATTTGCAGTAATGTATTTTCTAAGGAGAGAAAGCTATACAAAAAGACCATAGGCCAGTGTTATAAGTGTCTGACAATTTTTGCCTTACATTGCACCTTCCGTGAAGTACTGTACCAGGAATGAGTGACGGTAAGGCCACTCAATTTTCATATCATGTCCTACACACAACAAGCTCTGTATTATACCACCTCCCTCAATGACGTGCCATTAGGTGTCGGTGGATATGCTAAGCAAATTCACAGAAATAAGCTTTTTATAACTGTCATAGTACAATAACTTCTGGGAAGTCAAACTGAGAGATAGGAGTTGAGTCATTTTCAATCGCTTTTAAATTATCCATTAACTTTGATTATTTGAAGAGCCTTCCATTAAGccatcaccaccatgcaacataNNNNNNNNNNNNNNNNNNNNNNNNNNNNNNNNNNNNNNNNNNNNNNNNNNNNNNNNNNNNNNNNNNNNNNNNNNNNNNNNNNNNNNNNNNNNNNNNNNNNACCAAATTTTGTATGGCTTCCAACAATGCAAATCGGAGTGAGAGAGGTCTTTGAATTAGTTTGTACAAAAGGTTAAAAATGTCCAATTTATAAAGAATAAAAGAAATTAAGTATGGAAGGCTGAAGTCGTAAGCACAATCATGGTCACAGCTAGGCTACCGTAATTTTCACTTAGTGATCATTTCGCTTAATCAAGGAGTGGTTGTATTCCAATGGTTACCACATTGTTTTGCATCCTAATTTACAAATGGTATGTTATTATGTGTATACATTTTGTTGGTTTTACACTGTCAGTCTATTGTGTTTTACTCTTATCTTCACAGTGTTACCATGTCCCTTACTCGTCCCTCAACATGTTCCTAGGGGGGAGCCAGAAAGACCGAGACTCAGCCACGGGATACAGTATAATGCTTTTGCtttcttttcatttcactgTTACTTTTTGGGACGCCTCCATAAAATAAGAGCATTAATCCACATCTGTGCAATGTGAGAATTACGATAGAGGCTGACAGATGTTTGACTGGCCTGATTTAATGTTTATTCTTTGGATAGCCTATACCTTACTCCACCCCTGAGACTAAGGTTAGTTTTGAATTTTTGCATACGTTCCTTTAATTGTGTTCTACCTTTATGGAGCCCCTAGTTTTTCAGGACCTACTTGCCAATTTTTTGCTTAGTTCATTGTATCATCTTTGAACGTTTTATGCTAAAATGGAGTAATGCAAACATAAAGCTGTAATTATGCGCTGTTTGCCTTGttatcaggagacagtcctatGTTTGCCGGGCCCCGTCCTCAGAGTCTCTTCCCATTCGCATTACCTTATCATGGGAAGGTGGGCCAGCTCCTGTTCACGAAGTGAGAGGAACAGAGCCATCAGTTGTGAATGATCCTGCATTAGCCTGCATTTCTGCAATATACCTGAAAGTCTGTTTTTATTGAATTCACATTATATTTATTGACTGTTACTTTCCTTTTCGAAAAGAGTATTTTCTTTTACCCAACAGGAATGGGTGTGGAAGTGTTGTCCGCGTTAGCTGGAGCAGGCATTCAGGGTCAAATTGTGGGGGTTTATCACGCCAAGAAGGCTCACGCTTGCAGCCAGCTGAACCACAGCGAACCTTCACAGCACAACATATCTTCAGGCATCAGTGATACTCTGCAGGAAACAGTGAGGGGCCACCATCTTGGTCTGAGTGAAGGTTTCCAACAAATCCACACAAAGAATCAAAGCGACGCATAAATGTTATCTGATATCAGACCTAatgattttctgttttgtttggcTAAATGTTGTAACAAACAAATGACAGATACTAACACAAATGGCTTAACACTAATTGTAAATAATACATGCCATCTTTctctttataaaaaaatatactaATGGAGTTGGTCGTTCAGTTATGACTGTATTAAGATGTTAAATTGGTTGGTGCAATATTGAATTTGCTGTAAAGATCATTAGTGATTTTAATGGCTAATTTGCTGGGGCTGGGACGGGGACGGGGACGGGGGGGGCTTTGTAGTTGTTGCTTCACAGGATGTTGGAACTCCCAGAAAGGGATTGATAATTGATGATTTTTATATGATAAGACCCATAGTTCTCACCAGTTGTACTTTTTTCTAGTGTCAAACAGTTTCAAAATGACACTGTAGCAGCCAAGTGTAAACTATTTGCATTTATCGCAAGCATGTGGGTTGTTTTTAGATTTGAATTTTAAATTTGACTTTGAATTACATACCAatttccattttgttttattcttgcCCCTGTGACATTCAGAGGAGGGCCTATGTGATTGCTGCTGTAATCATGGGGATGCTCTACCTCCTGTGCTGCATGGTGCTATTCCTGGGTGTCAAAGAGCAGCTTGGTAAGTCTGGGGGGTGGGTGATAGGAAAAGGGTATGAGGGGCTGCTTGTGCCTTTGGGGGAAGGAGTTAAATGAGGCACGTTTGCTTACGAGGTGCAGGACAATGCTGGGTTTCCTAACAGCCAGCTCGGCCTTCACAGTGTTAGAGTGCAGACCTGTTCGAAAATTGAAATGAGTGCATCTGATTCTGCTAGTCAGTCACATTGCTTTGCTCAGATGTGCTGCTGGAGCATTAGAAATGTGGACTGATCTGGGAGGGATATTTTATCggaaactgtaaacaaaatctagtgtagtcaagtatgtcccataaatcaagcaaaataaagtgcaataaggtaaaaataaaaactttggatggatgtagattaacatggtgaataatttttattttgaatcaagtcttctccagacaaatacaaaagtgtaacaaaaagtatgtccaaaactgtcatgacctgctcgtatgacCCTCTCATGTGCTagaggcttcttacttggtccagctcccctattcatttttataccctttcttaagtttagtagaaataaattggaggctaactaggcgactcggtagcttgcagcagctggcgcggttgaacgcgtcatccatcctctatttttttatgccatacgatctacccacactacctttgcgatcgaccagtagatcgcaATCGatgtattgggcacccctggtgtaaaccatgtatacgtcggagtggaacatgaaaacaatactggaacaggccagaaaagaaaaatgcatgtatttatgcggtcacatcgatgcatcggatcgtttgccgttgaatcgatatatcgatacaaatcgatgtattgttacacccctagtcAATATCCAGGTATTTTAACAGGTAGTCAATGGATATGCACATTATTTTACTCAGTATTAATAAAATCgtgttttttaaaaagtcatgtTTTTCCTTGGGCAACTTATATTACCTTATAAAGGtaagaaaaataacagttttgtttatttctatttttattgctgcttatttgttttttcttcaATATTTCTCTCACCTCACGCCAAGTTGTGTGACCTTCAGTTCTAGCGCAGTCGAAATTTAATACTGCAAGTCAGTATGAAATCTGAATTCTGTTGCTGCAGCTCCTCTCAGCACCCTGGGCCGACTTCGTATGCCATACTTGACCTGCTTGAAAATGGTGGTGAATCACACCCCCTACACCTGGCTTATTTTTGGGTTCCTTTTTTCGTCCCTGGCTTTTCAGGTAATTTCGTACGAAGGAATCAGGTGTGTAAATAGAGCCTCTGTTAAATCCTGATAGTTAATACAGAAGGAGGTATTAACACAGGTAGGAAATTGTAATAAGAGTCAAGTTGGTTTCCAGGTGTAGTCAGTGGATTTCGTTAATGGATGTCTTACATGTTTAAATCTCTATTTTGTCCAAAATAAACCATAAAAACACCTTACCCTGTACTATATCACAGTATGGTGATGAGTGTGACATGCTAATGATGAGTAACATAATGATCAACATGATAACAGCATCCTATAATCTTCCTCTGCCTGCTTTTAACACTGTGGCCCCTTTACAGATGGCTCAGGGGAATTTTGCTTTGTTCAATACCCATGTTGCTGGTCTGGGGGCCTATTTCCAGCACCTTGTCCTCATCCTGCTGGTAAGTACTCTCCAACCACAGTGGTGTTATCTGAGATAGCTTTTAGCCAAAACTGCATTGTGGTCACCCTTCATGTGTACTGTGCTTTAGGCCTGCTGCTGGAGCATTGCTTTTACTTGTAGGACCAGTATTCTGCTTtatgttgcatggtggtgatggCTTAATGGAAGGCTCTTCAAATAATCAAAGTTAATGGATAATTTAAAAGCGATTGAAAATGACTCAACTCCTATCTCTCAGTTTGACTTCCCAGAAGTTATTGTACTATGACAGTTATAAAAAGCTTATTTCTGTGAATTTGCTTAGCATATCCACCGACAC encodes the following:
- the LOC140587007 gene encoding sodium-dependent lysophosphatidylcholine symporter 1-A-like, which encodes MQSASTLSIPVWQMLLLRLGKKTTIFIGLSIYIPTLIIIASVKTHLPTYILMSTLAGSSLAALYLLPWSMLPDVVDDFKVKHPTCKDLEAMFYSCFVFGNKFGGGMSVGISTLAL
- the LOC140587006 gene encoding sodium-dependent lysophosphatidylcholine symporter 1-like translates to MVTTLFCILIYKWYVIMCIHFVGFTLSVYCVLLLSSQCYHVPYSSLNMFLGGSQKDRDSATGYRMGVEVLSALAGAGIQGQIVGVYHAKKAHACSQLNHSEPSQHNISSGISDTLQETRRAYVIAAVIMGMLYLLCCMVLFLGVKEQLAPLSTLGRLRMPYLTCLKMVVNHTPYTWLIFGFLFSSLAFQMAQGNFALFNTHVAGLGAYFQHLVLILLSASTLSIPVWQMLLLRLGKKTTIFIGLSIYIPTLIIIASVKTHLPTYILMSTLAGSSLAALYLLPWSMLPDVVDDFKVKHPTCKDLEAMFYSCFVFGNKFGGGMSVGISTLALYFVGYEPGACKHNDRVITTLRVLFAPVPIVLLLVGMLLFYFYPINEERRQQIQRELEEAVKVNANLDQISIEATPDPSKSSPN